In the genome of Pontibacter actiniarum, the window CATTTTAACGGTGGCGTAGTTGAACAGGAACTTTTCGTCCATGCTCTCATTCTTAGAGTAGAGGTTGACGTACATCAACATACTCGGCTGGATGGGCGTGATCACCACACCTTCGCGCTGCACCAGCTCCGGTAGGAGTGGCATGACCTGGTCCACCCTTGTTTTCACCCGGACGACGGCATCGTTGGGGTCGGTGCCCGGCTCAAAGATCACCCTAAGGGTAGCCTCACCGGCACTTGTGGCATCAGTGGCGATATAGCGCATCCCCTCCACGCCGTTTATAGCCTGCTCTAAGGTTATCAGCGTGGACTTTACCAGCACATCGGCACTGGAGCCGGGGTAGGCGATAAAGATGTTGACTGTAGTCGGGGCAATTTCCGGGAATTGGGATATAGGCAGCTGTCTGATAGCCAGGGAGCCTACAAACACAATCATGACCGATATGACAATCGCAAATACGGGTCGTTTTATAAACTTACTAAACATTTCTTCTGATTTTTAGGACACCTGATTACTCTGCATATAGATCCAACTGGGACAGGACAGTGCTAGGCTCCACGAATTTGTAGTGTATTTTTTCATTTTCCCGTACCAGGCGCAGGCCTTCCAGCAGGAACTTATCTCCTTCAGCCAGGCCGTCTTGTACAGCGTAAATGTGCGGCATCTCCGCTGCCACGGTAATCTCGCGCGACTTAAGCACACCGTCTTTATCCACCACATACACATACTTCTTGTCCAGCACCTCAAAGGTGGCTTTCTGCGGGATAAGCAAAGCATTGGAAAGTGGCACGCTCATGAGGATGTTGCCTGTTTCGCCGTGCCTTAACAGCCTGTCCGGGTTAGGGAATGTGGCTCTGAAAGGAATGTTGCCCGTCTCGTTGTTGAAGTCGGCCTCGATTGTCTCCACTACACCGGGGTGGCTGAACAGCTTGTTGTTTGCCATCAACAGCTTCACTTTCACGGCGCTGTCCTGCTTTTCATGAGACTTGTAGTCCAGGTACTCGGCCTCTGGCACGTTGTAGTACACCCACATTTTGCTGTTGTCCGACAGGTTGGTGAGCAGCTCACCCTCATCCACCAGGCTACCCAGCCTTACATGGAAGCGGTCGATGATGCCATCAAACGGAGCTTTGATCTGCGTAAACTGCAGGTGAACTTTCGCCAGGGCCAGTTCTGCTTTGGCCTTGTCCAGCTTGGCTTTGGCCATAGCCAGTTCGTTAGGGGACACGATGTTGCTGTCTGCCAGCTTCTTCGTGTTCTGGTACTCAATATCCGCAAAGTTCACCTCGGCCTGCGCGCTTTGCAGCTCTGCCTCATAAAGGGTCGGCGTAATCTGGAACAGCAGCTGTCCTTTCTTTACCGTCTGCCCCTCGTCAACGAATATTTTCTGCAGGTAGCCCCGTTCCTGCGCTCTCAGTTCAATATGGCTTATAGAATGGATCTGGCTTACGTAATCTTTTGTGACGGTCGTGTCCATTTTCATCGGACTAGTAACCATAAAGGTGACTTTCTCTTCCTTCTCTTCCTTTTTGGATTCACAGCTTGTATTGCACAATAAGGCGCACAAGCCCATGAGCATGAGAATTCTCTTCATGATGATTTTTGCTTTTAAAACAAAGGGTTTATTAACGATTGACTTGAAATGAGAAACCACACGGTACACCAACGCACACAGGCAGCAGGGGGCCGCCGGAGAGCAGGCTGTGAACAGCTTTTAAAATGATGCACAATGAAATGCAGTTACCGCAGCACGGGTAACTACGGCACCACAACAGCGCTGGGGCAGGCGCTGCTTTCGCTAAAGCCCGATGAAAACCGGAACGCGAAAGCTTGGGCTACAGCTGCGTTAACGCTACCTGTGCCCGGCCATACGGCTGCGTGGTGATGGCAAGCTATACTTGCTGAAGAGGGTTTACTATATCCTGAATACCTGTAGCAGGAGGTACCTTTTATGGGATAGCTTAGAGAAAAAGTGCTTACAGAAGCGTAAGCTTGCCTGAACAAAGCAGATGAAATACGCCAGCGCAAGGGCGTACAGAAGCGATGTGAAGTAAGGGTTGTTGCTTAAAAGCTTTTTAAGCGCAACAAAGTCAAGTGAGTCGTCCTCTCCGTCCGTGGCTTCAATGCTGAAGTCTTTGTCGAGGTTGTAGGAAGAGTATTTTGGGGCAGCGATCTGGGCTTCCTGCACGGAACCCAGGCTGGCGAATACGGATCCCTGAAGGCTATTTTCTGCAGCAGCATAGCGAGACAGCTCCTGGTAGGTAGGCACATATAGTTGGCCATACACAATCCCCAGGAGGACACTAAGCGACAGAAGGTATTTTAAAAAAGCCTTAATCATTTGATTGCAAAGCTACATCACATTAATTGTACAATCAAATAGGCTAACATGAAATAATCTTTAAAAAAATGTAAGCCCTCCCACCAACAAGACACAACAAACTGTGCGCCAGCAATATAAAAACACAACTAATTTACCCCAAGTAGCCAGATACCCGAAGGACGCTCGTAAAATAATGGCTTCCTGCCCCTGTAGAACCAACCATAACACTACAAATCCGCAGCGTAGGGTTTCAGCACAAAACACCGAAAGCTTGTTTGACGCCACCGTACTTGTGCGGGTTCGGTACTCTCTCCGCTAACACTCTGGAACGAGCGTTTCAGTAACCGGCTTTGGCAAAGGAAGCCAGCCAGCCAAGTATAGCCCCAGAGTAGGGTAAACAAAAAGGGGCTCCCAAGCTGGGAGCCCCTTTTCGTGTATTTGCTAAGGTCAGCGGCTACTGCTGTACCTTTTTGCTTTTCTCCATGGCGTCGTACACCACCTGTAGCACATTCGTGCGGGTGTTCAGCTTGCCCAGCAGGTTGTTTTCGCGGGTCGGGTGCACACGGTTCGACAGGAATACATACACCAGGTTGTTCACCGGGTCGATCCAGGTATAGGTGCCGGTAAAGCCGGAGTGGCCAAAGCTCTCTACGGGAGCACCAGGAGCGGCATTGCTGTTCTGTGCACCGGGCTTAGCCGGACGGTCGAAGCCGAGGGCACGGTAATTACCCTCCTCGCAGAACTGGCACTTGCTGAACTCGCTCACCGTGTTGCCCCCAATGTAGGTTTCACCGGCAAACGTGCCATCGTTCAGGTACAGTTGCATCAGCTTGGCAACGTCGTTTGCGTTACCGAACAAACCGGCGTGGCCGCTCACGCCGCCCAGCATAGCTGCGCCTTCGTCGTGCACGGTTGTGTGCAATAGCTGCTTCCGGAACAGCGAGTCGTGCTCCGTCGGCACAATATCACGCGGGTGATAGTACTTATAAGGGTTAAACGTCAGGCTGGTCGCACCGATTGGCTTGTAAATATTCTCCTTCAGGTACGTTTCAAAATCCTCCCCGGTGATGTTCTGCACCACCAGCGGCGCCAGGATAAACGACAGGTCGCTGTAAACGTAACCGGGCTTCTCATTCAGCGGAGAGTCCTTTATCTCGTTATAGATCTTTTCGGCGTACTTGCGGTGGATGTACAGGTTCTGCGCCACTTTAATCGGGAACCGCTTAGAGGAGTCAGCTTTAAAGGTGCGCCACTTAAACTTGCCATTCTTCTTCACTGTTTCCTTCCAGAACGGTATCCATGCCTGTAGCCGTGCCTGGTGCGTCAGGATGTCGCGGTACTTGAGGTTCTCTTTGTTAGAGCCTTGCATCATCGGCAGGTATTCGCCTAAAGTGCGGTCCACATCAAAGCGGCCCTCGCCTTTCAACTTCATGAAGGCGGCTAAGGAGGTGCTTATCTTTGTAACAGAGGCCAGGTCGTACAGGTCTGTTTTCTGCACCGGCACCGTGTTGTCATACGTATGGAAGCCATAGGCCTTTTGGAAAATCACCTTTCCGTCTTTAGCAACCAGCACCTGGGCGCCCGGCGCCGCTTTCTGCTCCATTGCCTGCGCCACCAGCGAGTCGATTCCGGCAAAGTCAGCCGTTTTCAGCCCTACTGCCTCCGGCTTGGTGTAGGCAAAGCGCAGGCCGCCCTGTGTCATCAATCCGTCATCAATCCTGAAGCTGTTGGAGATGGTAACCGGCAGTTTGCCCTTGGCTCCTACCCCGCCAAAAATCATCTGGGCGGCCACGTCCTGGGTGATAGGCGATTCCTGGTAAGCGGCGATCAGACCGTCCGCTTTCCCGAGGTCCTCGAACATAGCCAGGCTGTACACGTTACCGAACACACTCACAAGAGTCGGCTTGGTGCGGATAAGGTCTTTGAGGAACAGGTTCATTTCGGCGGTGATGCCAAAGTTGCTGCTTCCCGCCTTCAGGTTCAGCTTGTGTACACCGGCTATCACCAGGTTATAGTCCTGCAGCCTTTCCTTTAGCGCCATCAGCTCCGCAATAGAAGTGTTTGGCGTCAGGAAGAACGTGTCTACTTTGGTGTAGCGGGCCAGGCCACGCTGGAAATCGGTTTCCGTATCGGTACCGATGGCGAGCGCCGCGACTTTAAGCGTATCGAGGCGTTGCAGCGGCAGGATGTTCTGCTTGTTGCGCAGCAAGGTTAGGGAAGCCTCTACCAGTTGCTGGTTCAGGTAATCCGCATACGGGTTGTTGAGGTCAGCAATCAGATTTTTTGTTTCGATTGGCTGCCAGTTATCCAGCCCCAGCCATTGCTTGGCAGCCAGCACTTTGCGGCAACGGGCGTCTACCTCTTCCTGTGTTATCTCCCCGTTGGCGATAGCCTTCTTCACTTCCTGGATAGTTGTTTTCACATCCATGGTGTTCAGCAGCATATCGTTACCGGCCAGCAGGGCTTTCACATCCACAATGCCCGGCTCGTAGAACTTAGCCACGCCCTGCATGTTGAGGGCATCGGTAAATACCAGCCCCTTATAGCCCATCTCCTTCTTTAAAAGGTCGGACACGATCGGTTTGGATAGTGTGGAAGCCAGGTTTGGCGTGTTGTCCAGCACCGGGATGTTCATGTGCGCCACCATCAGGCTGCCCAATCCGTTTTTCATCAGCTCACGGAACGGGTACAGCTCCACAGAGTCGAGGCGGATTTTGGAGAAGTTGATCACCGGCAGGCCCACATGCGAGTCTACATCGGTGTCGCCGTGGCCGGGGAAGTGCTTGGCGTTGGCCAGCACCTTCTCGTCCTGCATGCCGCGCATGTAGGCCAGGGCTTTGCGGGTAACGTTGTACTTGTTCTCGCCAAAAGAGCGGAAACCGATCACCGGGTTGTTCGCGTTGTTGTTCACGTCCACTACCGGGGCAAAGTTTACGTGCACCCCGAGCCGACGGCACTGGCGGGCAATCTCCGCGCCCATTTTGTAAATAAGCTCTTCGTCTTCAATGCCTCCCAGGGCCATCTGGTAAGGGAAGCGGGTGGTGCTGTCGAGGCGCATGGCCAGCCCCCACTCAGCATCTATGCTGATCATCAGCGGCACTTTGCTTTCCTGCTGATAGCGGTTGGTCATTTTCGCCTGCCGTACCGGGCCTCCCTGGAAGAAGATCAGCCCGCCTACTTTATAGTTGCGCACCAGGGCGCTGATGGAGTCGATGTGTGCCTGGTCTTTGTTGGAGTAAACCGGGATCATGATGAGCTGCGCAATGCGCTCTTCCGGCGACAGGGTCTGAAATACCGAGTCTACCCATGCCTGGTTCGCGTTTAGGAAAGGAGGGTCTGTGGCCGGGTTAAATACCTTGGCCGCCGCCTTCTCGGTCGTGTTGCGGCGCGTCTTGGAGGTGCGCTTCTGCGCTTCCACATTTACTGCCCCGGTTAGCAGGAGGGCCAGCAGGGTGAGCAAAAGTAAAGGTCTCTTTTTCAAAGTGGTTAGTGGTTAAGTATTAGCGTGTTTAGGTGTAAATTTAAACTAAATATGCCAAAACAGGTGCAATAAAATCAGCTTAATTAGCCCGCCACTTCACTCAATAAAGTTTAAACATAAAATTTCACCTAAAGCAGCCTTCCTTCTTTCTGAAGAATAAGCACTTTGGTATATTTAGTCAGAAATATACCTGCGCGGGCCACTGCTGCGCCGGCTTTCGGATCGCCAACTTTCACTAACCATAAATCACCCGAAATGAAAAAACATCTCTCCATTTGTTTTCTGTTACTCCTGTGCCTGCCCCAGGTTCTGCTGGCGCAGCAAGAGGCTCCCAAGCGTGAACTCCGGGCCGTCTGGATCGCAACGGTAGCCAACATCGACTGGCCAAGCCAGCCCGGGCTTTCATCCGTCGTGCAGCAAGAGGAGTTTCGCTACATACTGGATGAGCACCAGAAAAGCGGCATGAACGCCGTTGTGGTGCAGGTGCGCCCCACAACCGATGCCTTCTACCCGAACGGGCAGGAGCTGTGGTCGCACTGGCTGACAGGCAAACAGGGGCAGGCACCGAACCCGCCCTACGACCCGCTGAAGTTCCAGATCGATGAGGCACACAAACGGGGCATGGAGTTCCATGCCTGGTTTAACCCGTACCGTGCCACCTTTGACACGGTAAGTGCCAATATCAGCCCAAAGCATATTACCCGCACTAAGCCGGAGTGGTTCGTGAAGTACGGCGATAAGCTGTACTTTAAGCCGGGCCTCCCGGAGGTGCGCGAGTACATTGTAGGTGTGATTACGGAAGTGGTGCGCCGCTACGATGTTGATGCCGTGCACTTTGACGATTACTTCTACCCCTACCCTACCAAGGAGCCTTTTCCGGATGACGACGATTTCGCCAAGTATAACAATAACATTCAGGATAAAGATGACTGGCGCCGCTACAATGTGGACGAGGTCATTCAGATGCTGTCAGACAGTATAAAGTCGGTGAAGCCGTACGTAAAGTTCGGCATCAGCCCTTTTGCCGTGTGGCGCAACAAAACGGTGGAAGACCCGAGAGGTTCCGACACCAAGGGCGGCCTGACCAACTATGACCACCTGTACGCCGACGTACGCGGTTGGCTGGAGAAGGGCTGGATAGACTACAGCGTACCGCAGCTATACTTTCACATCGGCTTTGAGGTGGCAGACTATGCCAAGCTGCTGGACTGGTGGAGCAAAAACAGCTTTGGCAAGCACCTCTACATTGGGCAGGGCACCTACCGCGTGAACAGCGATGCCCGCTACAAAGCATGGCACGACCCGCTGGAGCCGGGCAGGCAATTGCGCCTGAACCGCAGTACCCCACATGTGCAGGGCAGTGTGTACTTCAGCTCGAAGTCAGTGATGGCCAACCCGAACGGCGTGCAGGACACGCTGCGCGAGAACTACTACCGCACCCCTGCCCTCGTACCTGTGATGAGCTGGCTGGACAACACGCCTCCGCCAGCTCCCTCAGACTTAAAAGCGGAGCAGGGCTTCGATGGGGTGCACCTGCGCTGGAAGGCGGCGGCAAACGGCGAAGCAGCCCGCTACTATGTCGTTTACCGCTTCAAGAAGGACGAAGAGATTGACCTGAACAACTCCTCCCGTATTGTTGGCAAGGTGTTCGGCGACCAGACCTCCTATTTTGATAAGGGAGCTCTGGAAGAAGGCAAGTATAACTACATTGTCACCGCCCTGGACCGTGTACAGAACGAGAGTACGCCCAGCGCCCGGGTAAAGCTGAAGTGGAAGGACTAAGCTCCTGCCCCAGCATTAACAGAAAGGGCCGCCCATTTGGGCGGCCCTTTCTGTTAATGCTGGGGTTAGGTAAACTTATTCAAGCAAATCCGCTACAGTCGTAAATGTGTACCCCTTGGCGGTCAGCGCTGTAAGAAGCTCCCCCAGACGATTGTAAAACTTATCTGTGCGCCGTGGGTCTGTGCCGATATGGATCAGAAGTATAAAACCGTTCAAACCATTGGGGTCCTTTGCCTCATGCGCCAGGATAGAGTTGTACACCGTCTCTGAGCTGACGTACCTCTTGCCCATTTCAGGCCAGGTGTAGTCTGCAGTAGAGCGCGTGCCCGGGGTAAAGTTGATTAACGTCAGTCCCTCTTGTGCTGTCCAGGCTGCAATACGCTGGTTATACCACTCGTAGGGCGGCAAAAAGTAGCGGGCATCTGCTTTCCCGACACCAAAACCAGCCATGCGGTCGTAGTTCCGCCGTAGGTCCTCTTTAAACGCTTCGTGCGAAACCAGCAGGCTGTCCCGCTTCACCCAGTCACAGTACAGTAAGTGGTCATCAGAGTGCGCGCCTAAATAATGCCCTTCCTGCTTCAGGCTTTTTATCAATTCCCGGAAACCGGGGTTTTTATAGAACCGGCCGGTAAAAAAGAAAGAGGCCTTGGTGTCATGCTCTTTTAGCGCCGACAGAATCGAGCTTCCACCATCTGCAAACTCGTCTCCGGTGAAAACAAATGCCAGACGCTTTTGAGTGGTGTCTCCCCGTATAATGGCGCCATGCGCATCGGTTACTACTTTTTTGCCTGAGCCCCCTCCCTGGAACTGTGCTCCTTGGCAGCCAGCAAGTAAATCAGGGAAGCGGTACCGTCCATCGTGGGCTCGTTTGTAGAGTAGTCGCCAAAATCATCGTGGTATACGACCAGGTCCGACTGAAAGGCAGCATAGTCGTCCGAGCCGTACAGCTTTATACCTTTCAGGTTATTGAAGATACTGCCGTAGACCGGTCCGTCAACCAGCCCTCCATCTATTGGGAAATTATGAAGGTGCGTGAAGGCAGAGTGAGGGTCCACTGGCGTATCACCTTTAGCCGGAAGCCCATAGACCATACTGGTACCCCAGGGATTTACCCCAAAGAGCCAGTCAAAATTAGCCTGCTCCAGCTCCGCATAGGTGTCATCGCCACTTAACTCATGGTACAGGTAGCTTTGAATGGCAAAGGAAGTGGTCAGGTTGTTAGAGCACCAGATAAAGGGAATCCCCCGGTAGAAAGCGTTCTTTTTGCCTTTCTCATACACTCTTTCAATGCCTTGCCGGTAGAAGTTAACCAGCTCCGCCTTGGTGCCTGGGTCTGCCTTTTTGGCCAGCTCATAGTGCCCAAAGTTGTGAAACGGGTACCACTGGTAATGGCGCGCGGTGTCTGCCCCCATCCAGGGCGTTACTTTTTCCTGCAAGCCGTACTGATAGGCCTGGTTGAAGAAGTTTTGTTCGCCTGTCAGTTGGTAAAGGGCGGCGGCACCTAGCTCCATGTCATCCACCCAGTTATCTTCCTCATAAAAGTAGGGAGCCAGGTTCGGAGCAGTCTGGCTAACGCCCGGCTTCTCCAGCCCCAGTTTGTAGGCCGACAACGCTTTTTCGCCAAAGCGTTTAGACAGGGCGGCATCTTTGTCCTTATAAATCTGGGAGGCCAGGGCAAAAGAGCTAGCAAACTTCCCTGCTGTTGACGCCACACCGGTTGCGCGGTTTTTATACTTGCCTAAGCCCTGCGGCTCCCCCGTTGCAAAGTATACCGGGCGGGCTTTGCCTTTTCCCATGCCATAGTCTACCGGGTCTTCGGTTGGCAGCCGCATGCCCTGGTGGTCGCGGTCGTCAGCGAGTTGGTTAAAGAGCCAGTCTTCGCGGGGATGCATTTTCGTTAGCCAGGTAAGCCCCCACTTCGCTTCGTCCAGCACATCGGCGACACCATTGTTTCCCTGGAGGCCGTTCTCCTGGTAGTTATCTGAAAAAACCTCCGGGAAATCGCGGTAGGCCGCAAGCAGGTGATACGTCGCGTTTGCAGAAGTAGTGGCGTACTGCAGGTAATCAGAGGCATCGTGCCATCCACCGGATACGTCGATCAGCGTACTGTCCGGCATCGGCCCGTACATGGTGTAGCCATCCTCTGTGTGGCAGGAATCCTGCAGGTACGGGTTATAACCGCTCCGCTGCTGACGCATGTACCGAAGTGCAAACTCTGCGGCGCCATCATATACATCAGAAGCAATTCTGAAAACAGGCGATTTGGCATTTCCTGCCCTCAAGTAGTAGCTACCGGGCTTACTAAATTCAGAAAAATTCAGGCGGTAAGTTTCTTCGAAAGGCCCATAGGCACCAAAAGGCTGACCGGCCTTTCCTTTAAAAACAATCTTGTCTGTGCCGGCGTCCACTAACTCAAAGCGGTCGAAGTGGTCTTGGGTTTTGCTTGCCCAAACAGCAACTTTCACACCCGCCGGGGTGTAGCCAAGCTGGTTGATACGCACCCAGGACTGCACTTCCTGCTCCGAGGCTGCTGTGCTCTTGCTGTTGTACTTAGACTGCATACACCCTGAAAGGGACAAGCTGCACGTTGTAACGACGGCCGCCGCCAGGGCAACCGAAAGTATTGTTTTCTTTTTTACCATGTTGTTGAGATTGCATTTTGTAAATCAAACTTATGCCATCGTTGACTAAAGCAAAAAAACAGTCGTTGCTACTGCGGGCACCTTACCTTTGGCTGGCCACCAGCTGACGCAACTGGGGAAGCAGGGCGTAAAGCTCTGTGCCCGGGCACTGGGTTTGCGCAAAATCCTGGTGCCCGCCTATGCTGTCTGCTGCAACGTGATAGCGTTTAGCCAGTGCAGGCACGAGCTCCTCCAGTGTTAAGCGCTGCTTCTCCGTTAACTCTTCTGCCGAAAAGTTACCCTCAACCACCACCAGCAGATGGCCGGCGGGATCGTAGGCGGTGTTAGAGTCTCCTGCATAGTCTATGTCTCTACCCTCAGCTACCGCACCGTTGCAGTCCAGGTAGAGATGGTAAGGTACATCTGCCCAAGCGGGCTTTGTCCTTCCATCTGCCAGGGATCCTTCGTTCTGCGAAAATTTTTGCAGCGCCAACATTTTATCCCCCAACGGCTTTGCGGGGTTCTGCCTGGTTGCGGTGTGGTGGATTGTAATCCGGCTAATTTTGTGGGGCTGCATGGCTAGCACCGGGGCGTTGGCCCCCCATGCTTCTCTAGGCAAATAGCTTATACCTGCCGGCACTGCCGATTGGGGTACTGCGCGCTGGCAGCCGGCAAACGCAATGAGTAAGGAAAACAGAATAAAAGCATGTTTCATAAGGTTTATATCTTTTAGTGACGGTGTAAACATGGCGAACCAGGAATGAACAGAATGCACTTTAAACAAGCCTGTTCCTGGCATTAGCAAAGCGGCTGGAGTAAAGTGGCTTTATGTTGTGCTTAAACTTGAGCCTCTGTCTTTTAAAAGAGAGTTTACTGGCAACGCATGATGTAACAAAAGTCAGTAGGAACAGGAAGCGCCGCCCATATGGGCGGCGCTTCCTGTAAGAAATTCGAAAGGGCTATCTATCCCGATATAAGTTAGTGCCAAAGCTAGTGTCTTGGTCACCCCGCAACACCAGGCTGTAGACTC includes:
- a CDS encoding polysaccharide deacetylase family protein, with translation MIRGDTTQKRLAFVFTGDEFADGGSSILSALKEHDTKASFFFTGRFYKNPGFRELIKSLKQEGHYLGAHSDDHLLYCDWVKRDSLLVSHEAFKEDLRRNYDRMAGFGVGKADARYFLPPYEWYNQRIAAWTAQEGLTLINFTPGTRSTADYTWPEMGKRYVSSETVYNSILAHEAKDPNGLNGFILLIHIGTDPRRTDKFYNRLGELLTALTAKGYTFTTVADLLE
- a CDS encoding glycoside hydrolase family 9 protein — encoded protein: MVKKKTILSVALAAAVVTTCSLSLSGCMQSKYNSKSTAASEQEVQSWVRINQLGYTPAGVKVAVWASKTQDHFDRFELVDAGTDKIVFKGKAGQPFGAYGPFEETYRLNFSEFSKPGSYYLRAGNAKSPVFRIASDVYDGAAEFALRYMRQQRSGYNPYLQDSCHTEDGYTMYGPMPDSTLIDVSGGWHDASDYLQYATTSANATYHLLAAYRDFPEVFSDNYQENGLQGNNGVADVLDEAKWGLTWLTKMHPREDWLFNQLADDRDHQGMRLPTEDPVDYGMGKGKARPVYFATGEPQGLGKYKNRATGVASTAGKFASSFALASQIYKDKDAALSKRFGEKALSAYKLGLEKPGVSQTAPNLAPYFYEEDNWVDDMELGAAALYQLTGEQNFFNQAYQYGLQEKVTPWMGADTARHYQWYPFHNFGHYELAKKADPGTKAELVNFYRQGIERVYEKGKKNAFYRGIPFIWCSNNLTTSFAIQSYLYHELSGDDTYAELEQANFDWLFGVNPWGTSMVYGLPAKGDTPVDPHSAFTHLHNFPIDGGLVDGPVYGSIFNNLKGIKLYGSDDYAAFQSDLVVYHDDFGDYSTNEPTMDGTASLIYLLAAKEHSSREGAQAKK
- a CDS encoding glycoside hydrolase family 10 protein: MKKHLSICFLLLLCLPQVLLAQQEAPKRELRAVWIATVANIDWPSQPGLSSVVQQEEFRYILDEHQKSGMNAVVVQVRPTTDAFYPNGQELWSHWLTGKQGQAPNPPYDPLKFQIDEAHKRGMEFHAWFNPYRATFDTVSANISPKHITRTKPEWFVKYGDKLYFKPGLPEVREYIVGVITEVVRRYDVDAVHFDDYFYPYPTKEPFPDDDDFAKYNNNIQDKDDWRRYNVDEVIQMLSDSIKSVKPYVKFGISPFAVWRNKTVEDPRGSDTKGGLTNYDHLYADVRGWLEKGWIDYSVPQLYFHIGFEVADYAKLLDWWSKNSFGKHLYIGQGTYRVNSDARYKAWHDPLEPGRQLRLNRSTPHVQGSVYFSSKSVMANPNGVQDTLRENYYRTPALVPVMSWLDNTPPPAPSDLKAEQGFDGVHLRWKAAANGEAARYYVVYRFKKDEEIDLNNSSRIVGKVFGDQTSYFDKGALEEGKYNYIVTALDRVQNESTPSARVKLKWKD
- a CDS encoding efflux RND transporter periplasmic adaptor subunit; amino-acid sequence: MKRILMLMGLCALLCNTSCESKKEEKEEKVTFMVTSPMKMDTTVTKDYVSQIHSISHIELRAQERGYLQKIFVDEGQTVKKGQLLFQITPTLYEAELQSAQAEVNFADIEYQNTKKLADSNIVSPNELAMAKAKLDKAKAELALAKVHLQFTQIKAPFDGIIDRFHVRLGSLVDEGELLTNLSDNSKMWVYYNVPEAEYLDYKSHEKQDSAVKVKLLMANNKLFSHPGVVETIEADFNNETGNIPFRATFPNPDRLLRHGETGNILMSVPLSNALLIPQKATFEVLDKKYVYVVDKDGVLKSREITVAAEMPHIYAVQDGLAEGDKFLLEGLRLVRENEKIHYKFVEPSTVLSQLDLYAE
- a CDS encoding peptidoglycan recognition family protein: MKHAFILFSLLIAFAGCQRAVPQSAVPAGISYLPREAWGANAPVLAMQPHKISRITIHHTATRQNPAKPLGDKMLALQKFSQNEGSLADGRTKPAWADVPYHLYLDCNGAVAEGRDIDYAGDSNTAYDPAGHLLVVVEGNFSAEELTEKQRLTLEELVPALAKRYHVAADSIGGHQDFAQTQCPGTELYALLPQLRQLVASQR
- a CDS encoding glycoside hydrolase family 3 N-terminal domain-containing protein, which translates into the protein MKKRPLLLLTLLALLLTGAVNVEAQKRTSKTRRNTTEKAAAKVFNPATDPPFLNANQAWVDSVFQTLSPEERIAQLIMIPVYSNKDQAHIDSISALVRNYKVGGLIFFQGGPVRQAKMTNRYQQESKVPLMISIDAEWGLAMRLDSTTRFPYQMALGGIEDEELIYKMGAEIARQCRRLGVHVNFAPVVDVNNNANNPVIGFRSFGENKYNVTRKALAYMRGMQDEKVLANAKHFPGHGDTDVDSHVGLPVINFSKIRLDSVELYPFRELMKNGLGSLMVAHMNIPVLDNTPNLASTLSKPIVSDLLKKEMGYKGLVFTDALNMQGVAKFYEPGIVDVKALLAGNDMLLNTMDVKTTIQEVKKAIANGEITQEEVDARCRKVLAAKQWLGLDNWQPIETKNLIADLNNPYADYLNQQLVEASLTLLRNKQNILPLQRLDTLKVAALAIGTDTETDFQRGLARYTKVDTFFLTPNTSIAELMALKERLQDYNLVIAGVHKLNLKAGSSNFGITAEMNLFLKDLIRTKPTLVSVFGNVYSLAMFEDLGKADGLIAAYQESPITQDVAAQMIFGGVGAKGKLPVTISNSFRIDDGLMTQGGLRFAYTKPEAVGLKTADFAGIDSLVAQAMEQKAAPGAQVLVAKDGKVIFQKAYGFHTYDNTVPVQKTDLYDLASVTKISTSLAAFMKLKGEGRFDVDRTLGEYLPMMQGSNKENLKYRDILTHQARLQAWIPFWKETVKKNGKFKWRTFKADSSKRFPIKVAQNLYIHRKYAEKIYNEIKDSPLNEKPGYVYSDLSFILAPLVVQNITGEDFETYLKENIYKPIGATSLTFNPYKYYHPRDIVPTEHDSLFRKQLLHTTVHDEGAAMLGGVSGHAGLFGNANDVAKLMQLYLNDGTFAGETYIGGNTVSEFSKCQFCEEGNYRALGFDRPAKPGAQNSNAAPGAPVESFGHSGFTGTYTWIDPVNNLVYVFLSNRVHPTRENNLLGKLNTRTNVLQVVYDAMEKSKKVQQ